A genomic segment from Polyangium mundeleinium encodes:
- a CDS encoding YkgJ family cysteine cluster protein, whose amino-acid sequence MTDERRSLPLARPSRYSNEIFVGIAEGESQALAPLVAESPARAIEAARITSERAEALTAAAHAHEPPDAPIACRRGCSTCCQAKVLVVAPEVLRIAAHLRATCSPEDLAVLLGRVQEADARTRGLSRAARAEARVPCPLLDADGGCGVHAVRPLVCRSWSSYDAGACERYWEAPTGKQTPPQWAIGYELAQAVLAGLGKACFDAGRDGTPLELIAALRITLERPTAGERWHKRLPVFSAARDAEWIEANVRPGSSGKTVP is encoded by the coding sequence ATGACGGACGAACGGCGCTCCTTGCCGCTCGCGCGCCCGAGCCGGTATTCGAACGAGATCTTCGTCGGCATCGCGGAGGGCGAGAGCCAGGCGCTCGCGCCGCTCGTCGCGGAGAGCCCGGCGCGCGCGATCGAAGCCGCCCGGATCACGAGCGAGCGCGCCGAGGCGCTCACGGCGGCCGCGCACGCGCACGAGCCGCCCGACGCGCCGATCGCGTGCCGTCGCGGCTGCTCGACGTGTTGTCAGGCCAAGGTGCTCGTCGTGGCGCCCGAGGTCCTGCGCATCGCCGCGCACCTCCGCGCCACGTGTTCGCCCGAGGATCTCGCGGTCCTGCTCGGTCGTGTGCAGGAGGCCGACGCCCGGACGCGGGGGCTCTCGCGCGCCGCGCGTGCCGAGGCGCGCGTGCCTTGTCCGCTGCTCGACGCGGACGGCGGCTGTGGCGTGCACGCGGTGCGGCCGCTCGTGTGCCGGAGCTGGTCGTCGTACGACGCGGGCGCGTGTGAGCGGTACTGGGAGGCGCCCACCGGGAAGCAGACGCCGCCGCAATGGGCGATCGGCTACGAGCTCGCGCAGGCCGTGCTCGCGGGGCTCGGCAAGGCGTGCTTCGACGCGGGCCGGGACGGGACGCCGCTGGAGCTCATCGCGGCGTTGCGCATCACGCTCGAAAGGCCCACGGCGGGCGAACGCTGGCACAAGCGGCTGCCCGTGTTCTCGGCGGCGAGGGACGCCGAATGGATCGAGGCGAACGTGCGCCCCGGTTCCTCAGGAAAAACCGTTCCGTAA
- a CDS encoding alpha/beta hydrolase produces the protein MMLSPLARARVQVARTLADAIRSSKGLSARLLGWRARPVEGCTVDADVALMLALDDLLKSSDLRRFAPAEARARLAESVSMVEIPRLEGVSVAPTRLRGDAGPIPARTYVPEGLAAPSPCVLFFHGGGFVTGDLDTHDTFCRQLAVEGRVRVLAVDYRLAPEHRFPAAVDDAASAFRDVATRAADFGVDPARIAVMGDSAGGNLSAVVSLKTRGEAHRPALQVLLYPALDATCAHRSHAVYANGWMLTKAMIDWYYEHYFGADLALRRHPDASPLLAPSVEGAPPALVFTAGFDPLRDEGVAYVERLTAAGVSARHVCHESMIHGFVLTGGFALACREETSRIIREAASALRNGFS, from the coding sequence ATGATGCTCTCTCCGCTGGCCCGCGCTCGCGTCCAGGTCGCCCGTACGCTCGCGGACGCCATTCGCAGCTCGAAAGGGCTCTCCGCGCGCCTCCTCGGCTGGCGCGCGCGGCCGGTCGAGGGCTGCACCGTCGATGCGGACGTCGCGCTGATGCTCGCGCTCGACGACCTCCTGAAATCGAGCGACCTTCGACGCTTCGCGCCGGCCGAGGCGCGCGCGCGCCTCGCCGAGTCGGTGAGCATGGTGGAGATCCCGCGCCTCGAAGGCGTCTCCGTGGCGCCCACGCGCCTGCGCGGCGACGCCGGCCCGATCCCGGCCCGCACATACGTGCCGGAGGGCCTCGCCGCGCCTTCGCCGTGCGTGCTCTTCTTCCACGGCGGCGGGTTCGTCACGGGCGACCTCGACACGCACGACACGTTTTGCCGGCAGCTCGCCGTCGAGGGCCGCGTGCGTGTCCTCGCCGTCGACTACCGCCTCGCGCCCGAGCACCGCTTCCCCGCGGCCGTGGACGACGCCGCCTCTGCCTTCCGCGACGTCGCCACGCGCGCGGCCGATTTCGGCGTCGATCCGGCGCGGATCGCGGTCATGGGTGACAGCGCGGGCGGCAACCTCTCCGCCGTCGTCTCGCTGAAGACGCGCGGCGAAGCCCATCGGCCCGCGCTGCAGGTGCTCCTCTATCCCGCGCTCGACGCGACCTGCGCGCACCGCTCGCACGCGGTGTACGCGAACGGCTGGATGCTCACGAAGGCGATGATCGACTGGTATTACGAGCATTACTTCGGCGCCGATCTGGCCCTGCGCCGCCACCCCGACGCCTCGCCGCTCCTCGCGCCGAGCGTCGAGGGCGCGCCGCCGGCGCTCGTGTTCACGGCGGGCTTCGATCCGCTGCGGGACGAGGGCGTCGCGTACGTCGAGCGCCTCACGGCCGCGGGCGTCTCTGCGCGGCACGTCTGCCACGAATCGATGATCCACGGCTTCGTGCTCACCGGAGGCTTCGCGCTCGCTTGCCGCGAGGAGACCTCGCGCATCATCCGCGAGGCCGCCTCGGCTTTACGGAACGGTTTTTCCTGA
- a CDS encoding bestrophin family protein: protein MMVTEKRYSWLRLLLKYRGTAMQRIRGRMALTTLLAVVVTVIDLNVRFFHPDLTTIPFTLIGLALSIFLGFRNNTSYDRFWEGRKLWGGLVNTTRTITRQILTLVNAPAERADESEPVAAFRREMVYRIIGYTHALRLHLRDQDRLEELEPFLAAAEIEALRPELNRPTAILQSAAFRLRDAWQRGWIHSYHLPVLEQSLTVLTDLQGGCERIKSTPIPLSYTSLIHQLVAIYCFALPFGIVKTVGVFTPVVVGIVAYAFYGLDAIGDEIENPFGVDANDLPLSGLSRMIEVNLRQRLGETDLPPLLKPKAGHLT, encoded by the coding sequence ATGATGGTGACGGAAAAACGCTACTCCTGGCTGCGCCTGCTCCTCAAGTACCGCGGGACGGCGATGCAGCGGATCCGTGGCCGCATGGCCCTCACCACGCTGCTCGCCGTCGTGGTGACCGTGATCGACTTGAACGTCCGGTTTTTTCACCCGGACCTCACGACGATCCCGTTCACGCTCATCGGCCTCGCGCTCAGCATCTTCCTCGGCTTCCGAAACAACACGAGTTACGACCGTTTCTGGGAAGGCCGAAAGCTCTGGGGCGGCCTCGTCAACACGACCCGCACGATCACGCGCCAGATCCTCACGCTCGTGAACGCGCCGGCCGAGCGCGCCGACGAGAGCGAGCCTGTCGCGGCGTTCCGCCGGGAGATGGTCTATCGGATCATCGGCTACACGCATGCGCTCCGGCTGCACCTCCGCGATCAGGATCGGCTGGAGGAGCTCGAGCCCTTCCTCGCGGCGGCCGAGATCGAGGCATTGCGGCCCGAGCTGAATCGGCCCACGGCGATCCTCCAATCGGCCGCGTTCCGCCTGCGCGACGCCTGGCAGCGCGGCTGGATTCACTCCTACCACCTGCCCGTGCTGGAGCAGAGCCTCACCGTCCTCACGGACCTCCAGGGCGGCTGCGAGCGCATCAAGAGCACGCCGATCCCGCTCTCGTACACCTCGCTCATTCACCAGCTCGTCGCCATTTATTGCTTCGCGCTCCCGTTCGGGATCGTGAAGACGGTCGGGGTGTTCACGCCGGTCGTCGTGGGGATCGTGGCCTATGCGTTCTACGGCCTCGACGCGATCGGCGACGAGATCGAAAATCCCTTCGGCGTGGACGCGAACGATCTCCCGCTCTCCGGCCTCTCGCGCATGATCGAGGTGAACCTCCGGCAGCGGCTCGGCGAGACGGATCTGCCGCCCCTGCTCAAGCCGAAGGCCGGCCACCTGACCTGA
- a CDS encoding sterol desaturase family protein, whose product MGRLETNGYYALGVPFYLAIVALEIALSRRKGKHVYGFADTLGSFSAGLGEIVLGLFLGPLLLGLYDFAHDKLALVRWPEGSIVPWILAFALGDLGYYWYHRAGHSVAAFWAIHGVHHQSEHFNVSVATRHPWFSDTYAFLFYAPIPMLGVPPLHFFVAISIISFYALTVHSRVFHRPGLWFLVTPATHIVHHSKNRRYLNKNFGAMFTVWDRMFGTHVEVDPADPPVLGTPFGYQTHDGARAQWVFFRDLVAVARQARTFGDKVRTFVRHPGWTPAGIGFPRHAPARPDADIPTRTKVYAALAFAATLAFALHLLWLRERHPFWQLAAGALVVLWGLSTIGGLLDGRDGAAKREGVRVAATAALGLAIAFSSSAS is encoded by the coding sequence ATGGGCCGCCTCGAGACGAATGGGTACTACGCGCTCGGGGTCCCCTTCTACCTCGCCATCGTCGCCCTGGAGATCGCGCTTTCGCGGCGGAAGGGAAAACACGTCTACGGGTTCGCCGACACGCTCGGGAGCTTCTCGGCGGGGCTCGGCGAGATCGTCCTCGGCCTCTTCCTCGGCCCCCTGCTGCTCGGCCTCTACGATTTTGCTCACGACAAGCTCGCCCTCGTGCGCTGGCCCGAGGGCTCGATCGTCCCCTGGATCCTCGCGTTCGCGCTCGGCGACCTCGGGTATTACTGGTACCACCGCGCCGGCCATTCCGTGGCCGCGTTCTGGGCCATTCACGGCGTCCACCACCAGTCCGAGCATTTCAACGTCTCGGTCGCCACGCGTCACCCCTGGTTCTCCGACACCTACGCGTTCCTTTTCTACGCGCCGATCCCCATGCTCGGCGTCCCGCCGCTGCATTTCTTCGTGGCGATCTCGATCATCTCGTTTTACGCGCTCACCGTCCATTCCCGCGTCTTCCACCGGCCGGGCCTCTGGTTTTTGGTCACGCCGGCGACGCACATCGTGCATCATTCGAAAAACCGGCGGTATCTGAACAAGAACTTCGGCGCGATGTTCACGGTGTGGGACCGGATGTTCGGTACGCACGTGGAGGTCGATCCGGCCGATCCGCCGGTCCTCGGAACGCCGTTCGGCTACCAGACGCACGACGGCGCGCGGGCGCAATGGGTGTTTTTTCGCGATCTCGTCGCCGTCGCCCGGCAGGCGAGGACGTTCGGCGACAAGGTCCGGACCTTCGTCCGCCACCCCGGCTGGACCCCCGCGGGGATCGGGTTCCCGCGCCACGCGCCCGCGCGGCCCGACGCGGACATTCCCACGCGCACGAAGGTCTATGCCGCGCTCGCGTTCGCCGCGACGCTCGCGTTCGCGCTGCACCTGCTCTGGCTGCGCGAGCGGCATCCTTTCTGGCAGCTCGCGGCCGGGGCGCTCGTCGTCCTGTGGGGGTTGTCCACGATTGGAGGGCTGCTCGACGGGCGCGACGGCGCAGCCAAGCGGGAGGGTGTGCGTGTCGCCGCGACGGCCGCGCTCGGCCTCGCCATCGCGTTCAGCTCGTCCGCATCCTAG
- a CDS encoding radical SAM protein, with protein sequence MSFATWKKEAAFTTTLLRRRPFSCLIQVTNRCNMECSFCDFWPNPAPPKQELSLADYRRVADELAALGTFVISVEGGEPLARPDIVEIVRILSEKHITALFTNGWFVTEDKAKALWDAGLVHGNVSIDYPEASRHDGKRRLAGTTDRAWKAVDILRDTAPRGGKQVHVMTVLMEDNWRDLEGLLRQSDARGVGHQLTLLSIAGYRRGKEGPDKMPPVGVSEHVLALWERYPHLRYFRDYFARIDAFLAQGEMPTCSAGKTGFNIDHVGNVSPCIERIHESVGNVRDANLGELYRRLQEKQAEIARCQQCWTACRGINQALGHGGSARSLFDLGTRMRTS encoded by the coding sequence ATGAGCTTCGCCACGTGGAAAAAAGAGGCAGCGTTCACCACGACGCTCCTCCGCAGGCGACCTTTTTCGTGCCTGATCCAGGTCACGAACCGCTGCAACATGGAATGCAGCTTCTGCGATTTCTGGCCGAACCCCGCGCCGCCCAAGCAAGAACTCTCGCTCGCCGACTACCGCCGCGTCGCGGACGAGCTCGCGGCGCTCGGTACGTTCGTGATTTCAGTCGAGGGCGGCGAGCCGCTCGCGCGGCCGGACATCGTGGAGATCGTGCGGATCCTGTCGGAGAAACACATCACCGCGCTGTTCACGAACGGCTGGTTCGTGACGGAGGACAAGGCGAAGGCGCTCTGGGACGCGGGGCTCGTGCACGGCAACGTGTCCATCGATTACCCCGAGGCGAGCCGGCACGACGGGAAACGCAGGCTCGCGGGGACCACGGATCGCGCCTGGAAGGCGGTCGACATCCTGCGCGACACGGCGCCGCGCGGGGGCAAACAGGTGCACGTGATGACGGTGCTGATGGAGGACAACTGGCGCGACCTGGAAGGCTTGCTCCGGCAAAGCGACGCACGCGGGGTCGGCCATCAGCTCACGCTCCTCAGCATTGCGGGTTATCGCCGCGGCAAGGAGGGCCCCGACAAGATGCCGCCCGTGGGCGTATCCGAGCACGTGCTCGCGTTATGGGAGCGGTATCCGCACCTCCGGTACTTCCGCGATTATTTCGCGCGTATCGACGCCTTCCTCGCGCAGGGTGAGATGCCCACGTGCAGCGCGGGCAAGACGGGGTTCAACATCGATCACGTGGGCAACGTCTCGCCCTGCATCGAGCGGATCCACGAGAGCGTGGGCAACGTGCGCGACGCGAACCTCGGCGAGCTTTATCGGCGTCTGCAAGAGAAGCAGGCCGAGATCGCGCGATGCCAGCAATGCTGGACCGCGTGCCGGGGCATCAACCAGGCGCTCGGCCATGGCGGATCGGCGCGAAGCCTCTTCGATCTCGGCACTAGGATGCGGACGAGCTGA
- a CDS encoding PAS domain-containing protein, whose product MAEERTAVGAGGDVAALEAEIATLRRENASLKAQVLALEGALMDVRIDAPPRMATMRAAVVERVDNERRRLLHAVLDHSPSIIFVKDPEGRYILVNRQAEHRFGVTRKELLGRTDDDFFPPEAAQAMREKDTEAVRRGEPLQFEEAIVFDGELRHFHTIKFPILNSFGALMGVCGIATDITEQKRKEEERLLLREQVIAAQQEALRELSTPLVPIADGVVAMPIVGSVDQARAERIMSTLLDGIGHHGAHAVILDITGVRTVDTNVASAIVSAARAVRLLGARVVVTGVRAEVARTLIEIGTDLEGIIMRGNLQSGIAFALRR is encoded by the coding sequence ATGGCAGAGGAACGAACGGCGGTGGGGGCGGGGGGAGACGTCGCCGCGCTCGAAGCGGAGATCGCAACCCTGCGGCGCGAAAACGCCTCGCTGAAGGCGCAGGTGCTCGCGCTCGAGGGCGCGCTCATGGACGTGCGGATCGACGCGCCGCCCCGGATGGCGACGATGCGCGCCGCCGTGGTCGAGCGCGTCGACAACGAGCGAAGGCGCCTCCTCCACGCGGTCCTCGACCATTCGCCCAGCATCATCTTCGTGAAGGACCCGGAAGGCCGATACATCCTCGTGAATCGTCAAGCCGAGCATCGCTTCGGCGTGACACGAAAGGAGCTGCTCGGCCGGACCGACGACGATTTCTTCCCGCCGGAGGCCGCGCAGGCCATGCGCGAGAAGGACACGGAGGCCGTTCGCCGGGGCGAGCCCCTTCAATTCGAGGAGGCGATCGTGTTCGACGGCGAGCTCCGGCATTTCCACACGATCAAATTCCCCATCCTGAACAGCTTCGGCGCGCTCATGGGCGTCTGCGGCATTGCCACGGACATCACGGAGCAAAAACGCAAGGAGGAGGAGCGCCTGCTCCTGCGCGAGCAGGTGATCGCCGCGCAGCAAGAGGCGCTGCGTGAGCTCTCCACGCCCCTCGTCCCGATCGCCGACGGCGTCGTGGCCATGCCGATCGTCGGCAGCGTCGACCAGGCGCGCGCCGAGCGGATCATGAGCACGCTCCTCGACGGCATCGGCCATCACGGCGCGCACGCGGTGATCCTCGACATCACGGGCGTGCGCACCGTCGACACGAACGTCGCGAGCGCCATCGTCTCGGCAGCCCGCGCGGTGCGGCTCCTCGGCGCGCGCGTGGTCGTCACGGGCGTGCGGGCCGAGGTCGCGCGGACCCTGATCGAGATCGGCACCGATCTCGAAGGAATCATCATGCGGGGCAATCTGCAGAGCGGCATTGCATTCGCGCTCCGCCGGTAG
- a CDS encoding cytochrome P450 family protein codes for MHPLFTLEGRKDPHPIYKRLRAEEPAVQILEPYRKTPFWLLTRYADCSDMLRDPRFGKDFTKWSAEERARMHVSSEFDALGKHMLGADPPDHTRLRSIVAKAFTPQIVEGLRSRISAIAENLVSAAVARDSSGMDLVSQFSYPLPVTVIAELLGVPASDQDDFRRWTTTLFTPADTDEQLAHLRATGFEFFQYFMALIERRRAEPRDDLVSGLVAAEEGGDRLSTQELVGMLFLLLVAGHETTVNLITNGMLALMDHPEERERLVADPSLLESAVEEMLRYCGPVETTTYRFALEDVEIGGVTIRKNELVLASLLSADHDESRFPDADRFDVGRKPNKHIAFGYGIHFCLGAPLARLEAVIAVETLLRRLPRMKLAVPREDLEPSSMLLLLHAKKRLPIQF; via the coding sequence ATGCACCCCTTGTTCACCCTGGAGGGCCGCAAGGACCCTCACCCCATCTACAAGCGCCTCCGGGCCGAAGAGCCCGCCGTGCAGATCCTCGAGCCTTATCGCAAGACGCCGTTCTGGCTGCTCACGCGGTACGCCGATTGCTCCGACATGCTGCGGGATCCGCGCTTCGGCAAGGATTTCACGAAATGGTCCGCCGAAGAGCGGGCGCGCATGCACGTGTCGAGCGAATTCGATGCCCTCGGCAAGCACATGCTGGGCGCAGATCCGCCGGACCATACACGGCTGCGATCCATCGTGGCCAAGGCCTTCACGCCGCAGATCGTCGAGGGCCTCCGGAGCCGCATCTCCGCGATCGCGGAGAACCTCGTCTCGGCCGCGGTCGCGCGGGATTCGAGCGGGATGGACCTCGTCTCCCAGTTCTCGTATCCCCTGCCCGTCACGGTCATCGCCGAGCTGCTCGGCGTGCCGGCCTCGGATCAGGACGATTTTCGGCGCTGGACGACGACGCTCTTCACGCCCGCGGACACCGACGAGCAGCTCGCGCACCTGCGCGCCACCGGCTTCGAATTCTTCCAGTACTTCATGGCGCTCATCGAGCGCCGGCGGGCCGAGCCGAGGGACGATCTCGTGAGCGGGCTGGTGGCGGCCGAGGAAGGCGGCGATCGGCTGAGCACGCAGGAGCTCGTGGGCATGCTCTTCCTCCTGCTCGTCGCAGGCCACGAGACCACGGTCAATCTCATCACGAACGGCATGCTCGCGCTGATGGATCACCCCGAGGAGCGCGAGCGCCTCGTCGCCGATCCCTCGCTCCTCGAATCGGCCGTGGAGGAGATGCTGCGGTATTGCGGGCCGGTGGAGACGACGACGTACCGCTTCGCGCTGGAGGACGTGGAGATCGGCGGGGTGACGATCCGGAAAAACGAGCTCGTCCTGGCATCGCTGCTCTCGGCCGATCACGACGAATCACGATTCCCGGACGCGGACCGCTTCGACGTGGGGCGAAAGCCGAACAAGCACATCGCCTTCGGCTACGGGATCCATTTCTGCCTGGGTGCGCCGCTCGCGCGCCTGGAGGCGGTGATCGCCGTGGAGACGCTGCTCCGGCGCCTGCCGCGGATGAAATTGGCCGTGCCGCGCGAGGACCTCGAGCCGAGCTCGATGCTGCTCCTCCTGCACGCGAAGAAGCGATTGCCCATCCAGTTTTAG
- a CDS encoding sensor histidine kinase translates to MKLPTKRADWLLFLVMLVPIGLSIWFGLSQIDTIHRRQAAATIQTVLATTREALVTWERHTATTARAWASEVGIRRAILAQLKFRSEGGALHESPHLGELRRLLRDVVQQKQFMGFDVIAADGIEIASDHADAVATNTLSRLDPDSVTAALRGSTVIGAPFVMRNKNFGVGVPTMLVVTPVRDEEGTIVAALAFRLDPTGEFSHITRSGQVGETGETYAFDRHARLATESRFEPMLRDIGLLAVGERSSHVIELRDPGGDMLRGFRPHVPRSEQPLTKMAMSAVAGKSGLDIDGYRDYRGVEVIGAWVWDPELRLGIATEVDKAEAYSALAATRRVVLRTFLVGLCITLALTLLLQQRATALVHGLARERELRSELEERVGRLQRVEEELKSALHAREDFLRFASHELRTPLTSLRLLYEYMLRSRPEDATPAMSPADVNRFLKVSTRELYRMTQVINNMFVLSSVAAGSAVLNLERVDLEELVRNVVRKMQAEVAAEGCTVEIQGDGLVVGHWDRAHLEQVFVNLLSNAARFGSRQPITISIGRESGFAVVTVRDRGVGITKEDQERMFEPFQRRQDAHAGLGAGLFVCRAIVEAHKGTISVSSEKGQGAAFRVQLPLPPGTEQA, encoded by the coding sequence GTGAAACTCCCGACGAAACGTGCGGACTGGCTGCTCTTCCTGGTCATGCTCGTACCGATCGGCCTGAGCATCTGGTTTGGCTTGTCCCAGATCGACACGATTCACCGCCGCCAGGCCGCGGCGACCATCCAGACGGTGCTCGCAACGACCCGCGAGGCTCTGGTGACGTGGGAGCGGCACACGGCGACCACCGCGAGGGCCTGGGCGAGCGAGGTGGGCATCCGGCGCGCCATCCTCGCGCAATTGAAGTTCCGGAGCGAGGGCGGGGCGCTCCACGAGAGCCCGCACCTCGGGGAGCTGCGGCGCTTGCTGCGGGACGTCGTTCAGCAGAAGCAATTCATGGGCTTCGATGTCATCGCCGCGGACGGCATTGAAATCGCCTCCGACCACGCAGACGCCGTGGCGACGAACACGCTGAGCCGCCTGGACCCGGACAGCGTCACCGCGGCGCTTCGTGGCTCGACCGTCATCGGAGCGCCGTTCGTCATGCGCAACAAAAACTTCGGCGTCGGCGTCCCGACGATGCTGGTCGTGACGCCCGTGCGCGACGAGGAGGGGACGATCGTGGCGGCGCTCGCCTTCCGCCTCGATCCCACCGGGGAGTTCTCGCACATTACGAGGTCAGGCCAGGTCGGCGAGACGGGCGAGACCTATGCATTCGACCGTCACGCGCGCCTCGCGACGGAGAGCCGGTTCGAGCCGATGCTCCGCGACATTGGCTTGCTCGCGGTCGGCGAGCGCTCGAGCCACGTCATCGAGCTGCGTGATCCGGGCGGCGACATGCTCCGCGGCTTTCGCCCCCACGTACCCCGGTCGGAGCAGCCCTTGACGAAAATGGCCATGAGCGCCGTCGCCGGAAAATCCGGGCTCGACATCGACGGCTACCGCGATTATCGCGGCGTGGAGGTGATCGGGGCCTGGGTATGGGATCCGGAGCTCCGGCTCGGCATCGCGACCGAGGTCGACAAGGCCGAGGCCTACAGCGCCCTCGCCGCGACGCGCAGGGTCGTTCTTCGCACGTTCCTCGTCGGGCTCTGCATCACGCTCGCGTTGACCCTCCTTTTGCAGCAGCGCGCGACGGCCCTCGTCCACGGACTGGCGCGGGAGCGGGAGCTCCGGAGCGAGCTCGAGGAGCGCGTCGGCCGTCTCCAGCGGGTGGAGGAGGAGCTGAAGAGCGCGCTCCACGCGCGAGAAGACTTCCTGCGGTTCGCGTCGCACGAGCTCCGCACGCCGCTCACGAGCCTGCGGCTCCTTTACGAATACATGCTTCGATCCCGCCCCGAGGACGCGACGCCCGCGATGAGCCCGGCGGACGTCAATCGATTCTTGAAGGTCTCGACGCGCGAGCTTTACCGGATGACGCAGGTCATCAACAACATGTTCGTCCTGTCGAGTGTCGCCGCGGGCAGCGCGGTGCTGAACCTCGAGCGCGTGGATCTCGAGGAGCTCGTGCGGAACGTCGTTCGGAAGATGCAGGCGGAGGTCGCGGCGGAAGGGTGCACCGTGGAGATCCAGGGCGATGGCCTCGTGGTTGGCCACTGGGATCGGGCGCACCTCGAGCAGGTCTTCGTGAACCTGCTGTCGAATGCGGCGCGATTCGGCAGCAGGCAGCCGATCACGATATCGATCGGCAGGGAGTCGGGCTTCGCGGTCGTCACGGTGCGGGATCGCGGCGTCGGCATCACGAAGGAGGACCAGGAGAGGATGTTCGAGCCGTTTCAGCGGAGGCAGGACGCGCACGCCGGGCTCGGCGCGGGGCTCTTCGTTTGCCGCGCGATCGTCGAAGCGCACAAGGGCACGATCTCCGTCTCCAGCGAGAAGGGCCAAGGCGCGGCCTTCCGCGTGCAGCTACCGCTGCCACCGGGGACCGAGCAGGCATGA
- a CDS encoding aspartate aminotransferase family protein — protein sequence MPPSPSSHPAVAKYAEHINPAFVKLLGAFGYGRVFVRARGATLWDHEGREYLDFLAGFGAHNLGHNHPKLRAHMAAFLADDVPNLVHVGPPVHAAELAAELARRAGPLTMCLFSCTGAEAVEAALKLARAATGKKTLVYCKNGYHGLNLGTLSTSGIPRMRELFEPLLPACQEVPFGDLDALDEALGKTRAAAFLVEPIQAEGGMIVPPKGYLRAAQELCRKRGALLILDEVQTGLGRTGSLFACEAEGFFPDVLVLGKALGGGMVPISATLTTKDLCQRAFGTAERFDLHGSTYAGNAFACRTAGAILAILDEEGLVRASREKGERMLHALRDRIGKHPLVREVRGRGLFVGIELGPTEKGGLLHRALPGLVEAVSRRIFGQWLSVRLLEHGIVAQPASQQWNVLKLEPPLTVTDAEIDRVVDRIGALLDEYREVAPIVRDATERLGKQFAGGWRFG from the coding sequence ATGCCCCCCTCACCCTCCTCCCACCCAGCGGTCGCGAAGTACGCGGAGCACATCAATCCCGCCTTCGTAAAACTCCTCGGCGCCTTCGGCTACGGCCGCGTGTTCGTCCGCGCGCGTGGGGCGACCTTGTGGGATCACGAGGGGCGCGAATATCTCGATTTCCTCGCGGGCTTCGGCGCGCACAACCTCGGACACAACCACCCGAAGCTCCGGGCGCACATGGCCGCGTTCCTCGCGGACGACGTGCCGAACCTGGTGCACGTCGGACCGCCCGTCCACGCGGCCGAGCTCGCGGCCGAGCTCGCGCGCCGCGCCGGCCCGCTCACGATGTGCCTCTTCTCGTGCACCGGCGCCGAGGCCGTGGAGGCCGCGCTCAAGCTCGCGCGCGCCGCGACCGGGAAAAAGACGCTCGTGTATTGCAAGAACGGCTATCACGGGCTGAACCTCGGCACGCTGTCGACGTCCGGCATCCCGCGCATGCGTGAGCTCTTCGAGCCGCTCTTGCCTGCCTGCCAGGAAGTGCCGTTCGGGGATCTCGACGCGCTCGACGAGGCGCTTGGCAAGACCCGCGCCGCCGCATTCCTCGTCGAGCCGATCCAGGCCGAGGGCGGCATGATCGTGCCTCCGAAGGGGTACCTGCGCGCCGCGCAGGAGCTTTGCCGAAAGCGCGGCGCGCTGCTCATCCTGGACGAGGTGCAGACTGGCCTCGGCCGCACCGGCTCGCTCTTCGCTTGCGAGGCCGAAGGGTTTTTCCCGGACGTCCTCGTGCTCGGCAAGGCCCTCGGCGGTGGAATGGTGCCGATCTCCGCGACGCTCACCACGAAGGACCTGTGCCAGCGCGCGTTTGGCACCGCGGAGCGCTTCGATCTGCACGGCTCGACGTACGCGGGCAATGCCTTCGCTTGCCGCACGGCCGGGGCGATCCTCGCGATCCTCGACGAGGAGGGGCTCGTCCGCGCGAGCCGGGAGAAAGGCGAGCGGATGCTCCATGCCTTGCGGGATCGCATTGGCAAGCACCCGCTCGTGCGCGAGGTGCGGGGCCGCGGGCTCTTCGTGGGGATCGAGCTCGGGCCGACCGAAAAAGGCGGGCTCTTGCATCGGGCCTTGCCGGGCCTCGTGGAAGCGGTCTCGCGCCGCATCTTCGGGCAATGGCTGAGCGTGCGGCTGCTCGAACACGGCATCGTGGCGCAACCCGCGAGCCAGCAATGGAACGTGCTCAAGCTCGAACCGCCGCTCACGGTGACGGACGCCGAGATCGACCGTGTCGTGGATCGGATCGGCGCGCTCCTCGACGAATACCGCGAGGTGGCTCCGATCGTGCGCGACGCGACGGAGCGGCTCGGCAAGCAGTTCGCCGGTGGATGGAGGTTCGGATGA